The following proteins are co-located in the Chrysiogenes arsenatis DSM 11915 genome:
- the ruvX gene encoding Holliday junction resolvase RuvX encodes MSRILALDIGTKRIGVAVSDSRQQMASSLTMVERRDYQQAVHRLKKYCLEYQPVLVVVGLPYDSRDGSPTPKCREIIEEALSLREILGVPFIGVDERYSTKNNTDFLIQVADLSRQKRKQAIDSLAAREILQSYLDTKKGDDLATILALCPCTAH; translated from the coding sequence ATGAGTCGCATTCTGGCACTTGATATCGGGACAAAGCGGATTGGCGTTGCGGTGTCGGACAGTCGGCAGCAAATGGCATCGTCACTGACAATGGTGGAGCGGCGAGACTATCAGCAGGCGGTGCACCGCCTCAAAAAATACTGCCTAGAGTATCAGCCGGTTTTGGTGGTCGTCGGGCTGCCTTACGACTCACGTGATGGATCTCCGACGCCAAAATGTCGTGAGATTATCGAGGAAGCCCTCTCGTTACGCGAAATCCTTGGTGTCCCATTTATCGGGGTTGATGAGCGATATAGTACGAAAAATAATACTGATTTCTTGATTCAAGTTGCCGATCTCTCGCGCCAGAAACGGAAGCAGGCCATTGATTCGCTGGCCGCACGGGAGATTTTGCAAAGCTATCTCGATACTAAAAAAGGAGATGATCTTGCCACTATTCTTGCTCTTTGTCCTTGTACCGCTCATTGA
- the gatB gene encoding Asp-tRNA(Asn)/Glu-tRNA(Gln) amidotransferase subunit GatB, protein MQYEVVIGLEIHAQVMSQTKIFCGCSTRFGSSPNANTCPVCLAMPGTLPVLNRKVVECAVKTGLAMQATINPYSQFARKNYFYPDLPKGYQISQFEYPIVGNGVVPITLPDGSTRDIAIERIHMEEDAGKLVHGASIGQPGSSYVDLNRAGTPLMEIVTQPDLRSAEEVRIFLEKIKSILEYTEVCDCNMEEGSLRCDVNISLRPFGQAEYGTRAEIKNMNSFRYIVRAIEYEIKRQTQILNEGGRVIQETRLYDPETNTTRSMRGKEEAHDYRYFADPDLVPVQLSESWIDDLRRNLPELPDAKRARFETDYGLPHYDAAVLTADKGLANYFEAAVLVHKSPKPIANWVMSDVLRVLSERKQTAAECSILPVHIAGLVKLIEEGVISGKIAKEVFEELCRNPRDPKIIVEEKGLVQVSDEGALRSSIEKVLADNPGPVAQYRAGEQKVMGFLVGQTMKATKGKGNPALVNTLLQELLAGE, encoded by the coding sequence ATGCAGTATGAAGTGGTTATCGGGCTTGAGATTCATGCTCAAGTAATGAGTCAAACGAAAATTTTTTGTGGGTGCAGCACGCGCTTTGGAAGTTCGCCGAACGCCAACACCTGTCCAGTTTGTCTTGCCATGCCGGGAACGTTGCCAGTGCTCAACCGCAAAGTTGTTGAATGTGCGGTTAAAACCGGTCTTGCTATGCAGGCGACAATCAATCCCTACTCTCAATTTGCGCGCAAAAATTACTTTTATCCTGATCTGCCTAAGGGATATCAAATATCGCAATTCGAATACCCTATCGTTGGCAATGGCGTGGTTCCGATTACACTGCCGGATGGCTCCACACGTGATATTGCCATCGAGCGGATCCATATGGAAGAAGACGCAGGAAAGCTCGTACATGGAGCCAGCATTGGTCAACCGGGAAGTTCCTATGTCGATTTGAATCGCGCGGGAACGCCACTTATGGAGATCGTCACGCAACCTGATTTGCGTAGTGCTGAAGAAGTGCGCATCTTCCTCGAAAAGATTAAGTCGATTCTGGAATACACCGAAGTGTGTGACTGTAATATGGAAGAAGGATCACTGCGGTGTGACGTGAATATTTCGCTGCGTCCATTTGGTCAGGCAGAATATGGAACGCGCGCCGAAATAAAAAACATGAATTCGTTCCGTTATATCGTCCGTGCTATTGAATACGAAATTAAACGACAAACACAAATTCTCAATGAAGGTGGGCGGGTGATTCAGGAAACTCGCCTGTATGACCCCGAAACCAATACCACTCGTTCTATGCGTGGGAAAGAAGAAGCGCACGATTATCGGTACTTTGCTGACCCAGATCTTGTCCCCGTGCAGTTAAGTGAATCATGGATCGATGATTTGCGTCGCAACTTACCAGAACTGCCCGATGCAAAACGCGCTCGGTTTGAAACCGACTATGGATTGCCGCACTATGATGCGGCTGTGCTCACCGCCGATAAAGGGTTGGCTAATTATTTTGAGGCTGCCGTGCTGGTGCATAAGAGCCCAAAGCCGATTGCAAACTGGGTTATGAGTGATGTCTTGCGTGTCTTGAGTGAGCGGAAGCAAACTGCTGCTGAATGTTCCATTTTGCCTGTGCATATCGCTGGATTGGTAAAGCTCATTGAAGAAGGGGTTATCAGCGGCAAGATCGCGAAAGAAGTTTTTGAAGAGCTTTGCCGAAACCCTCGTGATCCGAAAATAATCGTTGAAGAAAAAGGGCTGGTACAAGTGAGTGACGAAGGAGCTTTACGGAGCTCTATCGAAAAAGTTTTAGCGGATAATCCTGGGCCAGTTGCTCAATATCGCGCAGGCGAGCAGAAAGTTATGGGATTCCTTGTTGGACAGACTATGAAGGCTACAAAGGGAAAAGGGAACCCTGCGCTAGTGAATACGTTGTTGCAGGAGCTATTAGCTGGTGAATAA
- a CDS encoding SixA phosphatase family protein, with protein MKQVILLRHAKASLGELGMNDWDRPLNERGRNDRDVMAAALQSHKWLPDVVLCSSARRTVETLAAFLPACNPQHATIIITRDLYNAGVPTLLHAIQKLPETQSSVLVIAHNPGLTYFANALSDAAIDNLPTSGLFVIEFPVASWSAINDPGRMVAFLSPKLLAQKA; from the coding sequence ATGAAGCAGGTAATATTGCTGCGTCACGCAAAAGCAAGTCTGGGCGAATTGGGCATGAATGATTGGGATCGGCCGCTCAATGAGCGTGGGAGAAATGACCGTGACGTTATGGCGGCGGCGCTTCAGTCGCACAAGTGGCTTCCTGATGTGGTGTTATGCAGCTCAGCACGAAGAACAGTGGAGACCCTTGCTGCTTTTCTGCCAGCGTGCAACCCGCAACACGCTACCATTATAATTACTCGCGACCTATATAATGCCGGTGTACCAACGCTCTTGCATGCGATCCAAAAACTTCCAGAAACACAGTCGAGCGTACTTGTTATCGCACACAATCCCGGCTTAACGTATTTTGCAAACGCTCTGAGTGATGCGGCAATCGACAACCTCCCTACCAGCGGTCTTTTCGTTATTGAATTTCCCGTAGCATCATGGAGTGCTATTAATGATCCTGGGCGAATGGTTGCGTTTTTGTCGCCAAAGTTGCTCGCGCAGAAAGCGTAA
- a CDS encoding FxsA family protein yields MPLFLLFVLVPLIELAVLIHVGSHIGIFNTIAIVIITAMVGSYYARREGIAVVLRIQTSLAQGVMPAGELVEGLMIFAGGAMLLTPGFVTDAMGLALIFPVSRSFFRSFIEAYWHTAIRKRSAHHPHTSGRDEARKTIIDVEFHEHDPKNKG; encoded by the coding sequence TTGCCACTATTCTTGCTCTTTGTCCTTGTACCGCTCATTGAGCTTGCGGTCTTAATACACGTTGGAAGCCATATTGGTATTTTTAATACGATTGCCATTGTTATTATAACGGCTATGGTTGGTTCTTATTATGCGCGGCGTGAAGGGATTGCTGTAGTGTTACGGATTCAGACATCGCTTGCCCAAGGGGTTATGCCTGCCGGTGAGCTGGTCGAAGGTTTAATGATTTTTGCTGGAGGCGCGATGCTGCTTACTCCAGGATTTGTCACCGATGCCATGGGGCTTGCACTGATATTTCCGGTATCGCGCAGTTTTTTCCGAAGCTTTATTGAAGCGTATTGGCATACGGCAATACGCAAACGGTCGGCACATCACCCGCATACTTCGGGTCGGGACGAGGCGCGGAAAACCATTATTGATGTAGAGTTTCATGAGCATGACCCGAAAAACAAAGGCTGA
- the folK gene encoding 2-amino-4-hydroxy-6-hydroxymethyldihydropteridine diphosphokinase: MTRKTKAEATETLVFLVLGSNIEPRQDFLAAATTAIAAWPECVRVHYLSPLHETEPYGVVDQAPFLNQLMVIVTPLLPLELLARAKQVEQQVGRQETFPWGPREIDIDIVFYGSWAVDVPELRIPHVDYRNRQFVLDLLHEYDPNFCDPYTGEPVGR; encoded by the coding sequence ATGACCCGAAAAACAAAGGCTGAAGCCACAGAAACACTGGTTTTTCTTGTGCTTGGTTCGAATATTGAGCCTCGTCAAGATTTTCTTGCGGCGGCAACTACTGCTATTGCTGCGTGGCCTGAGTGTGTGCGGGTTCATTATCTGTCGCCACTTCACGAAACAGAACCGTATGGGGTAGTTGATCAGGCACCTTTTTTGAATCAGCTTATGGTGATCGTTACACCCCTATTGCCGCTAGAGTTACTGGCACGAGCGAAGCAGGTCGAACAGCAGGTTGGACGTCAGGAAACGTTCCCGTGGGGTCCGCGCGAAATTGATATCGATATAGTGTTTTATGGCTCTTGGGCGGTAGATGTGCCTGAATTGCGCATCCCGCATGTTGACTATCGCAATCGCCAGTTTGTGCTCGATTTACTGCATGAATACGATCCGAATTTCTGTGACCCATATACAGGGGAACCTGTAGGAAGATAA
- the mnmE gene encoding tRNA uridine-5-carboxymethylaminomethyl(34) synthesis GTPase MnmE — translation MSRAYFSDTIAALATPTGVGAIAVIRLSGAQSLSVAQRFFRTPKGVPLGDFRPRYLHYGLFVDDTVSLDEVLVVAMPAPHSFTGEDVVEIQCHGGTVVASLVLESVLRFCRLADPGEFTRRAFLNGRIDLTQAEGIQDLIVSRTPEAQRIASDIMQGKLRQRIEDFRIELISLAAHIAASIDFPDEDISPDDTAQLIGRIASIRLQINAMLAGSVMGGLLRAGAKVAIIGKPNVGKSSLLNAFAQMERAIVTSIPGTTRDVVTHDISLHGIPIQLLDTAGIRATDDEVERCGIDRSRSAVSIADVVIVMLDGSRPFDVADQEVIDLVDGCRVLPVLNKADLSVVFDVSLLPADWPAPVLLSVKHDDDLSVLEKEIIAQLGVTAFSSEPPLVSRARQRESLLRCEDSLACAEQGMRDGNGHEIVAMDIQHALSALQELAGEIVHDDILDMLFSDFCIGK, via the coding sequence ATGAGCCGAGCGTATTTTTCTGACACGATTGCCGCACTGGCTACTCCGACCGGAGTTGGAGCTATCGCGGTAATTCGTCTCAGTGGTGCACAGTCCTTATCGGTAGCACAAAGATTTTTTCGTACCCCCAAGGGAGTGCCTTTGGGGGATTTTCGTCCTCGCTACCTGCATTATGGTTTATTTGTAGACGATACGGTATCGCTTGATGAAGTGTTGGTTGTCGCTATGCCGGCTCCGCATTCCTTCACCGGTGAAGATGTAGTCGAAATTCAGTGTCATGGCGGGACTGTTGTTGCATCGCTTGTGCTAGAGAGCGTACTGAGATTCTGTCGCTTAGCAGATCCAGGTGAATTTACACGCCGTGCATTCCTGAATGGCAGGATTGATTTGACGCAGGCAGAAGGAATTCAGGATCTCATAGTTTCGCGTACACCCGAAGCTCAGCGCATTGCGAGCGATATTATGCAAGGGAAATTGCGTCAGCGAATAGAAGATTTTCGCATTGAGTTGATTTCACTTGCGGCACATATTGCCGCATCAATCGACTTTCCCGATGAAGATATTTCACCTGATGATACCGCTCAATTGATAGGCCGAATTGCCAGTATTCGCTTACAAATTAATGCAATGTTGGCGGGATCTGTTATGGGTGGCCTTTTGCGTGCCGGAGCTAAAGTAGCCATTATCGGCAAGCCAAATGTTGGAAAATCCAGCTTACTGAACGCATTTGCGCAAATGGAGCGAGCTATTGTTACGTCCATTCCAGGGACGACTCGCGATGTGGTTACGCATGATATTTCACTTCATGGAATTCCAATCCAATTGCTTGATACTGCAGGTATTCGTGCTACCGATGATGAGGTGGAACGTTGTGGAATCGACCGCTCACGGAGTGCTGTTTCTATCGCTGATGTGGTAATAGTCATGCTGGACGGTTCACGCCCTTTTGACGTTGCCGATCAAGAGGTTATCGATCTCGTTGATGGATGTCGGGTGCTTCCAGTATTGAATAAAGCCGATTTATCCGTTGTATTTGATGTTTCCTTGTTGCCAGCAGATTGGCCTGCTCCAGTACTGCTTAGTGTGAAACATGACGATGATCTTTCCGTATTAGAGAAAGAAATTATCGCACAACTCGGTGTGACTGCCTTTTCCAGTGAGCCGCCATTGGTCAGTCGTGCCCGGCAACGGGAATCTTTATTACGGTGTGAAGACTCTTTAGCATGTGCCGAGCAAGGAATGCGTGACGGGAACGGGCATGAAATCGTCGCTATGGATATACAACATGCACTTTCAGCGCTTCAAGAGCTTGCTGGGGAAATTGTGCATGACGACATTCTTGATATGCTTTTTAGTGATTTTTGTATTGGTAAATAA
- a CDS encoding ABC transporter ATP-binding protein — MQIELHDICVEYPLGGGKKTSALQKVSLHYQGNGNLGVIGESGSGKSTLARVIAGIEPKVHGTVVIDGVDRTHYSQAHWKEFRSKIQMVFQDPHTSLNPRMAIWESITEPLHVASSLRRTERIGVAGELLRLVGLREDDAYRYPHQFSGGQRQRITIARALSVKPQIIIADECTSSLDVSVQAQIMNLLSDITASTKTQFIFITHNLLLAEKFCAELVVLRHGKVIESGNCHTIFSSPASEYTRELIELAPRLRVT, encoded by the coding sequence ATGCAGATAGAGCTTCATGATATCTGTGTCGAATATCCACTCGGTGGAGGGAAGAAAACCTCTGCGCTGCAGAAGGTATCGCTACACTATCAAGGAAATGGCAATCTTGGTGTTATTGGAGAATCAGGTAGTGGGAAATCAACCCTTGCGCGGGTGATTGCAGGTATCGAACCAAAGGTTCATGGGACGGTGGTGATAGATGGAGTTGACCGTACTCACTATTCTCAAGCACATTGGAAGGAATTTCGCTCCAAAATCCAAATGGTTTTTCAGGATCCGCATACAAGTTTGAATCCTCGCATGGCGATTTGGGAAAGTATTACCGAGCCGCTGCATGTTGCTTCCTCTTTGAGGCGCACCGAGCGGATTGGGGTAGCAGGAGAATTATTACGGCTTGTGGGCTTACGTGAAGATGATGCCTATCGCTATCCGCACCAGTTCAGTGGGGGGCAGCGGCAACGGATTACTATTGCCCGAGCACTGAGTGTAAAGCCGCAGATTATTATTGCCGATGAATGTACGAGTTCGCTCGACGTTTCAGTTCAGGCGCAAATTATGAATCTCCTTTCTGATATTACCGCATCAACCAAGACGCAATTTATTTTTATAACGCACAACTTATTGCTTGCCGAAAAATTTTGTGCAGAACTTGTTGTGCTCCGTCATGGGAAAGTGATTGAATCAGGAAATTGTCATACAATATTTTCTAGTCCTGCTAGTGAGTATACGCGCGAATTGATTGAATTGGCGCCTCGGTTGCGGGTTACGTAA
- a CDS encoding replication-associated recombination protein A gives MEQSSLFEPTHTIPLAVRMRPNDFDGFVGQQHLLQVGGLLRVMVEHDRLVSAILFGPPGTGKTTLAHIISQRTGSHFVSLNAVNSGTPEIKKVCDEARQLRRFQGQRTLVFIDEIHRFNKLQQDALLPEVESGGILLLGASTQNPSFALVPALLSRTFLFELQPLQDHDIAVLLQRGAAMLKTTVSDEATNAIIQLSSGDGRRALNLLEGAALVAGLGQPVELIHAEAASSRKAIRYDKNSDNHYDYISAFIKSVRGSDPDAAIYYLAVMLEAGEDPMFIARRLAILAAEDIGNAAPNALTMAAATLDIVATIGMPEARIPLAQMTLYLALSPKSNSAYLAIDAALNDVRTRGVLNVPSALKNGAKRGESHYLYPHDFGGFTRQHYLSAPRTLYEPVLNGYEIKMAAFYQALWGDDESHSGT, from the coding sequence ATGGAACAATCGTCGCTGTTTGAGCCGACACACACGATTCCACTTGCAGTACGGATGCGCCCTAACGACTTTGATGGTTTTGTGGGGCAGCAGCACCTTCTTCAGGTTGGAGGACTGCTGCGTGTCATGGTGGAGCATGATCGATTGGTAAGTGCAATCTTGTTCGGCCCGCCCGGTACAGGAAAAACCACGCTGGCACATATTATCAGTCAGCGCACAGGGAGTCACTTTGTCAGCCTCAATGCGGTAAACTCCGGTACGCCAGAAATAAAAAAAGTGTGCGATGAAGCACGGCAGTTGCGCCGATTTCAGGGGCAAAGAACGCTGGTTTTTATTGATGAAATTCATCGCTTTAACAAGCTTCAGCAAGACGCGCTCCTGCCAGAGGTTGAGTCTGGAGGTATTTTGTTACTTGGGGCATCTACGCAAAACCCTTCTTTTGCGCTTGTTCCTGCATTGCTCTCGCGCACATTTCTTTTTGAACTTCAACCATTACAAGATCATGACATCGCTGTATTGCTGCAACGCGGAGCGGCAATGCTCAAAACTACCGTATCAGATGAAGCAACGAATGCCATCATTCAGCTCTCATCTGGTGATGGGCGGCGCGCGCTGAACTTGCTGGAAGGAGCGGCATTAGTTGCTGGGTTAGGTCAGCCAGTGGAGCTGATCCATGCCGAGGCGGCCTCTTCGCGCAAAGCTATCCGTTATGATAAAAATAGCGATAATCATTATGATTATATTAGCGCTTTTATTAAATCCGTTCGAGGTTCAGATCCCGACGCCGCAATTTATTACCTTGCGGTGATGCTGGAAGCTGGCGAAGATCCCATGTTTATTGCACGGCGTCTGGCTATTCTGGCAGCGGAAGATATCGGTAATGCGGCACCGAATGCGCTGACTATGGCCGCAGCTACGCTTGATATTGTTGCCACTATCGGCATGCCAGAAGCGCGGATACCGTTAGCACAAATGACGCTTTATCTCGCCCTCTCTCCTAAATCCAATTCTGCGTATCTTGCCATTGATGCCGCGCTCAATGATGTGCGGACTCGTGGAGTATTAAATGTTCCCTCGGCGTTAAAAAATGGTGCAAAACGGGGAGAATCACACTATCTTTACCCGCACGATTTTGGTGGGTTTACGCGTCAGCACTATTTAAGTGCGCCACGCACATTGTACGAACCAGTCTTAAATGGGTATGAAATAAAAATGGCTGCATTTTATCAGGCATTATGGGGTGACGATGAGTCGCATTCTGGCACTTGA
- the gyrA gene encoding DNA gyrase subunit A has translation MKKGFYMEEILFPENVLKVDIKNEMESAYIDYAMSVIVGRALPDVRDGLKPVHRRVLYAMHELGVMHNKPYKKSARIVGDVIGKYHPHGDTAVYDTIVRMVQDFSLRYPLVDGQGNFGSVDGDSAAAMRYTEVRLQRIADELLRDIDKETVEFGPNYDESLKEPKVLPARIPNLLINGSSGIAVGMATNIPPHNLGEIVDALVTLIENPNATVSDLMEHVKGPDFPTAGIICGRQGIYDAYTTGRGRIKVRARAVIEEGKNGKNTIFVTELPYQVNKARLLEKIVELVKEKRIEGISDLRDESDRDGMRVVIELKKGESAETILNQLFKFTPMESTFGIINLALVNNSPQVLPLADMLNHFLEHRREIIVARTRFDLGHALKRAHILEGLKKAIENLDAVIELIRSSATGREAKDGLITQFDFSDEQAQAILEMRLQRLTGLETEKLIKEYEEVLALIADLRDILGSTARIKGIIREELSEIRALYSNERRSVIVDAEDAIDIEDLIPDEEVVITLTNEGYIKRTPSNVYRIQHRGGKGKIGLDIKDGDYVKDIFVCSNHDYLMIFSDRGQVYWLKAYQVPEMARNARGKAIVNFVEFEKDEKISTVFPVREFTDDQFLLFATRNGLVKKTVLSAYSNIRKKGVQAIILDPDDQLIKVMVTEGNSSIMIATRFGASIQFTEDDVRSTGRVTRGVRGINLDTTDYVVCADIVSNASYVLTITDLGYGKRTETSDYRLQTRGGKGTLTIKTTRKNGLVMGVVQVCDEDEVMLLSKSGKIIRLRADAIRIIGRNTQGVRLVDLSDDDRLIGVAITQASEEETTDEAGGALIE, from the coding sequence ATGAAGAAAGGTTTTTACATGGAAGAGATTCTTTTTCCTGAAAATGTTCTTAAAGTCGATATAAAAAACGAAATGGAAAGCGCTTATATCGATTACGCAATGAGTGTCATTGTTGGTCGTGCATTGCCTGATGTGCGTGATGGATTAAAGCCAGTCCATCGCAGGGTCTTGTATGCGATGCATGAACTTGGCGTAATGCACAATAAGCCATATAAGAAATCTGCCCGTATTGTTGGTGACGTTATTGGTAAGTATCACCCTCATGGTGATACCGCCGTTTATGATACCATTGTTCGTATGGTGCAAGATTTTAGTTTGCGCTATCCTCTGGTCGATGGTCAGGGGAACTTTGGTTCGGTAGATGGTGATAGTGCTGCTGCCATGCGTTACACTGAAGTGCGTTTACAACGGATTGCCGATGAGCTTCTCAGAGATATTGACAAAGAAACGGTAGAATTCGGTCCGAATTACGATGAATCTCTGAAAGAACCTAAGGTTCTTCCTGCGCGCATCCCCAATCTTCTCATTAACGGTTCTAGTGGTATCGCGGTTGGTATGGCAACGAATATTCCGCCGCACAATCTTGGTGAAATTGTCGATGCTTTAGTAACCTTGATAGAGAATCCCAATGCAACTGTGTCAGACCTGATGGAGCATGTGAAGGGGCCTGACTTCCCTACGGCTGGAATTATTTGTGGTCGTCAAGGGATATATGACGCCTATACAACTGGACGAGGCAGAATTAAGGTTCGCGCTCGTGCGGTCATTGAAGAAGGAAAAAACGGCAAAAATACAATATTTGTTACTGAATTGCCCTATCAGGTTAATAAAGCACGCTTATTAGAAAAGATTGTCGAATTGGTTAAGGAAAAGCGTATCGAAGGGATTTCAGATTTACGCGATGAATCGGATCGCGATGGAATGCGCGTTGTGATTGAGCTGAAAAAAGGGGAGTCCGCAGAGACGATTCTTAATCAGCTGTTCAAATTCACGCCGATGGAGTCGACTTTCGGTATTATTAATCTGGCATTAGTTAATAACTCACCTCAAGTGTTACCGCTCGCTGATATGCTGAATCATTTTCTTGAGCATCGTCGCGAAATAATTGTTGCGCGCACACGATTTGATTTAGGTCATGCGCTAAAGCGGGCGCATATCCTTGAGGGATTAAAAAAGGCCATTGAGAACCTTGATGCTGTGATCGAGCTGATTCGTAGTAGTGCGACTGGTCGTGAAGCAAAAGATGGTTTAATTACACAATTTGATTTTAGCGATGAGCAAGCTCAGGCTATTCTTGAGATGCGTTTGCAGCGTTTGACAGGGCTTGAAACGGAAAAATTGATTAAAGAGTATGAAGAAGTGTTGGCGTTGATTGCTGATTTACGCGACATACTAGGGTCAACAGCACGAATTAAAGGAATTATTCGTGAAGAATTGTCCGAGATACGCGCACTCTATTCCAACGAGCGTCGCTCCGTAATCGTTGATGCGGAAGATGCCATTGACATTGAAGATCTTATCCCTGACGAAGAGGTTGTAATAACCTTAACGAATGAAGGATATATTAAACGTACGCCATCGAATGTATACCGCATTCAACACCGCGGTGGTAAAGGGAAAATTGGCCTAGATATTAAAGATGGCGATTATGTGAAAGATATTTTTGTTTGCTCAAATCATGATTATCTCATGATATTTTCTGATCGCGGACAGGTGTATTGGTTGAAAGCGTACCAAGTGCCAGAAATGGCTCGAAATGCGCGCGGGAAGGCAATTGTCAATTTCGTTGAATTTGAAAAAGATGAAAAAATTAGCACTGTTTTCCCGGTACGTGAATTCACCGATGATCAGTTTCTTTTGTTTGCGACTCGCAATGGATTGGTGAAGAAAACTGTCCTTTCGGCATACTCTAATATCCGCAAAAAAGGGGTGCAGGCGATCATTCTTGATCCTGATGACCAACTTATTAAAGTTATGGTAACGGAAGGAAATAGCTCAATCATGATAGCCACTCGTTTTGGTGCGAGTATTCAATTTACTGAAGATGATGTGCGCTCAACCGGTCGAGTGACACGGGGAGTACGTGGTATTAACCTTGATACTACTGATTACGTTGTATGTGCTGATATTGTCTCAAATGCTTCGTATGTTCTCACTATAACCGATTTAGGCTACGGTAAACGGACGGAAACGTCAGATTATCGTCTACAGACGCGTGGCGGTAAAGGCACGCTGACCATTAAAACAACGCGCAAAAATGGGCTTGTAATGGGCGTTGTTCAGGTGTGTGACGAAGATGAAGTTATGTTGCTGAGCAAGTCAGGGAAAATTATCCGGCTTCGCGCTGATGCGATACGGATTATCGGTCGCAATACGCAAGGTGTTCGTTTAGTAGATCTTTCCGACGATGACCGTCTCATCGGCGTTGCGATTACGCAGGCTTCAGAAGAAGAAACTACTGACGAGGCTGGCGGGGCACTCATAGAATGA
- a CDS encoding ABC transporter ATP-binding protein translates to MKHGLTVDNLVIHSGENVLVRGVHFHVPAGKIVALIGESGSGKSLTAKAIMGLLPHTLKATGSMAFNGKPLDTLSTRERTRHMAMVFQEPMTSLNPCFRVGYQITERVALEESLRVKERRQFGITLLGQVGIDNPEWRYDQFPHELSGGMRQRVMIAMALASQPQLIIADEPTTALDVAVQWKVMRLFQQIIEEKNLSLLFITHDIALASQISEVLLVMYAGRIIEAGALDHVVKQPLHPYTKSLLNCLPERMFSDQFVSICGVPPRNLNGLSGCAFAPRCPVAQPRCHVEVPEWSGTVECGYECHFPLRHGDVCR, encoded by the coding sequence ATGAAGCATGGTCTGACAGTCGATAATCTTGTTATTCACTCAGGCGAAAACGTGCTGGTGCGTGGTGTCCATTTTCACGTGCCTGCTGGGAAAATCGTTGCGCTTATCGGAGAATCTGGCTCAGGGAAATCGCTTACTGCAAAAGCCATTATGGGATTGTTACCGCATACACTGAAAGCGACTGGTTCGATGGCGTTTAATGGGAAACCGTTGGATACCCTGTCGACTCGTGAGCGTACACGCCACATGGCGATGGTATTTCAAGAGCCGATGACGTCGCTGAATCCTTGCTTTCGTGTTGGATATCAGATAACGGAGCGAGTGGCGTTAGAAGAGTCATTACGTGTGAAAGAACGACGACAATTCGGTATTACCCTGCTGGGGCAAGTTGGCATAGACAATCCTGAGTGGCGTTATGACCAATTTCCACATGAACTTTCAGGTGGGATGCGTCAACGTGTGATGATCGCTATGGCACTAGCATCACAGCCGCAGTTGATTATTGCTGATGAGCCGACAACAGCACTTGATGTTGCGGTACAGTGGAAAGTCATGCGGCTTTTTCAACAAATAATTGAAGAGAAAAACCTTTCGTTATTGTTTATTACCCACGATATTGCGCTGGCGTCCCAAATTTCGGAGGTGCTTTTGGTGATGTATGCCGGGAGGATCATCGAAGCGGGTGCGCTCGACCATGTGGTGAAGCAACCTCTGCATCCATATACCAAGTCATTATTAAATTGCTTGCCAGAACGGATGTTTTCCGATCAATTTGTGTCTATATGTGGGGTTCCTCCACGTAATTTAAATGGACTGTCAGGGTGTGCTTTTGCTCCGCGCTGTCCAGTGGCACAACCGCGTTGCCATGTTGAAGTTCCTGAATGGAGTGGGACGGTTGAATGTGGCTACGAGTGCCACTTTCCATTGCGACATGGTGACGTATGCAGATAG